From Panulirus ornatus isolate Po-2019 chromosome 67, ASM3632096v1, whole genome shotgun sequence, a single genomic window includes:
- the LOC139747171 gene encoding uncharacterized protein isoform X1 has product MGTSVKEDNGKIITSSGEVRGRWSWVCKMSAVTLLNIAEADVSRLTGITSAILLTSVIILGLVFLYERLTGSRSLDDLRESLMVDSLTSLGTGLSDVLTRVLEDIRKARDRYDRPSRRRQQGQAAWQ; this is encoded by the exons atgggaacatcggtgaaggaggataatgggaagataataacaagtagtggtgaagttagagggagatgga GTTGGGTGTGCAAGATGAGTGCAGTGACGTTGCTAAATATAGCGGAAGCAGATGTGTCCCGGCTGACAGGGATCACATCAGCCATCCTCCTCACCTCCGTCATCATCTTGGGCCTAGTGTTCCTGTACGAGAGACTCACTGGTTCCCGTAGCCTTGACGACCTCAGAGAGTCTCT CATGGTGGACAGCTTGACGTCATTGGGTACGGGTCTGAGCGACGTCCTCACCAGGGTTCTGGAAGACATCAGGAAAGCCAGAGACAGATATGACAG GCCTAGCAGACGTCGTCAACAAGGCCAGGCAGCATGGCAGTGA
- the LOC139747171 gene encoding uncharacterized protein isoform X2, producing the protein MSAVTLLNIAEADVSRLTGITSAILLTSVIILGLVFLYERLTGSRSLDDLRESLMVDSLTSLGTGLSDVLTRVLEDIRKARDRYDRPSRRRQQGQAAWQ; encoded by the exons ATGAGTGCAGTGACGTTGCTAAATATAGCGGAAGCAGATGTGTCCCGGCTGACAGGGATCACATCAGCCATCCTCCTCACCTCCGTCATCATCTTGGGCCTAGTGTTCCTGTACGAGAGACTCACTGGTTCCCGTAGCCTTGACGACCTCAGAGAGTCTCT CATGGTGGACAGCTTGACGTCATTGGGTACGGGTCTGAGCGACGTCCTCACCAGGGTTCTGGAAGACATCAGGAAAGCCAGAGACAGATATGACAG GCCTAGCAGACGTCGTCAACAAGGCCAGGCAGCATGGCAGTGA